A genome region from Sphingobium sp. WTD-1 includes the following:
- a CDS encoding ABC transporter ATP-binding protein has protein sequence MNDVLKVSGLSRSFTQGGVTIDVLRGVDLTVGPGEIVALLGPSGSGKSTLLQAVGLLEGGFDGSIRIAGEEAAKLDNDGRTRLRRDALGFVYQFHHLLPDFNATENVVLPQVIKDATMDAARTRAESLLTALGLGHRLDHRPSQLSGGEQQRVAVARALANRPALVLADEPTGNLDERTADVVLAEFLRLVRGEGSAALVATHNERLAEKMDRVVRLHEGRLEEASAR, from the coding sequence AGCTTCACCCAGGGCGGGGTCACGATCGACGTGCTGCGCGGCGTCGACCTGACGGTCGGGCCGGGCGAGATCGTTGCGCTGCTCGGCCCCTCGGGCTCTGGCAAGTCGACGCTGTTGCAGGCGGTCGGCTTGCTGGAAGGCGGGTTCGACGGATCGATCCGCATCGCTGGCGAGGAAGCGGCGAAGCTGGACAATGACGGGCGAACCCGCCTGCGCCGCGATGCGCTGGGCTTCGTCTATCAATTCCACCACCTGTTGCCCGATTTCAACGCGACCGAGAATGTCGTGCTGCCGCAGGTGATCAAGGACGCGACCATGGACGCGGCGCGGACCCGCGCGGAATCGCTGCTGACGGCGCTGGGGCTGGGCCATCGGCTCGACCATCGGCCGAGCCAGTTGTCGGGCGGCGAGCAGCAGCGCGTCGCGGTCGCCCGCGCGCTGGCCAATCGCCCGGCGCTGGTGCTGGCGGACGAGCCGACCGGCAATCTGGACGAGCGCACCGCCGACGTGGTGCTGGCCGAATTCCTGCGCCTGGTGCGCGGCGAAGGATCGGCGGCTCTGGTCGCCACCCATAATGAGCGGCTGGCGGAAAAGATGGATCGGGTGGTCCGCCTGCACGAAGGGCGGCTGGAAGAGGCGTCAGCCCGGTAA
- a CDS encoding diguanylate cyclase, whose translation MRLSTITNWAYGATVLLTLASGTTMLFASGAEQRERAAVAQRASFDQLTSTLEEDVYRLTEQARGYVISGDPSHLVVYRREKEALRSVEDRIQHLKDAGANENELNALRQAIQWSDALSDEQDVAIKAAQAGDDKTARTILFGDEYGRELDRVAAQVGRFQYMLDHRTDTAVQGATDSARQWRTMSEIMLGVTALLFLCVLYFVLKQRILHPVVRLSDVVTRLAAQDFAAIPPDFPQVDEIGDMAQAIRIFRENGLERQRLEQERDVDRTMRDLLSRMTQRLQGCDSTADLVEVVRRFTPEITPDFPGRLYIHDIRRNMMLQACDWLDPKQSRNDFPASACWALRRGQVHKPRGGMVDIACEHLEGETAVPTICIPLAAQGESIGLLYFEQTREMDAEHLDRAEKYLEMLAENIGLALANLRLRDALREMAMADALTGLPNRRHFDAMFEALVDEAERNHAPLACLMVDIDHFKRFNDSYGHDAGDAVLRAVGAVLGDSLREQGFAFRLGGEEFVLLMPGFTLEQALARSAQIQQRIRDLRVEHRGQELGPITASFGLAAWPDHGAAVRLVTTADAALLRAKGEGRDQIKVATAREGLLPG comes from the coding sequence ATGCGTTTATCCACGATCACCAACTGGGCCTATGGGGCCACCGTCCTGCTCACTTTGGCGTCGGGCACGACGATGCTGTTCGCGTCCGGCGCGGAACAGCGCGAGCGCGCCGCCGTCGCCCAGCGCGCCAGCTTCGACCAACTGACCTCCACCCTGGAGGAGGATGTCTATCGCCTGACCGAACAGGCGCGCGGCTATGTGATTTCGGGCGATCCCAGCCATCTGGTCGTCTATCGGCGCGAGAAGGAAGCGCTGCGTTCCGTCGAGGATCGCATCCAGCATCTCAAGGACGCCGGCGCCAACGAAAATGAGCTGAACGCGCTGCGGCAGGCGATCCAGTGGTCCGATGCCCTCTCCGACGAGCAGGATGTCGCGATCAAGGCGGCGCAGGCGGGCGATGACAAGACCGCCCGCACCATCCTCTTCGGCGACGAATATGGCCGCGAACTGGACCGGGTGGCAGCGCAGGTCGGCCGCTTCCAATATATGCTGGACCATCGCACCGACACGGCGGTGCAGGGCGCGACCGATAGCGCGCGCCAGTGGCGGACCATGTCGGAAATCATGCTGGGCGTCACCGCCCTGCTGTTCCTGTGCGTCCTCTATTTCGTGCTGAAACAGCGCATCCTGCATCCCGTCGTGCGGCTGAGCGACGTCGTCACCCGCCTTGCCGCGCAGGATTTCGCCGCGATCCCGCCCGACTTCCCGCAGGTGGACGAGATTGGCGACATGGCGCAGGCGATCCGTATTTTCCGTGAAAATGGGCTGGAGCGGCAGCGACTGGAGCAGGAGCGAGATGTCGATCGCACCATGCGCGACCTGCTGTCGCGGATGACCCAGCGCCTGCAGGGCTGCGACAGCACCGCCGATCTGGTCGAGGTGGTGCGCCGCTTCACCCCGGAAATCACGCCCGATTTCCCCGGCCGCCTCTATATCCACGACATTCGCCGCAACATGATGCTGCAGGCCTGCGACTGGCTCGACCCCAAGCAGTCGCGCAACGACTTTCCGGCCTCGGCCTGCTGGGCGCTGCGACGCGGCCAGGTCCACAAGCCGCGCGGCGGGATGGTCGATATTGCCTGCGAGCATCTGGAAGGCGAAACCGCCGTCCCGACCATCTGCATCCCGCTGGCGGCACAGGGGGAAAGCATCGGTCTGCTCTATTTCGAACAGACCCGCGAGATGGACGCCGAACATCTCGACCGGGCCGAAAAATATCTGGAGATGCTGGCGGAGAATATCGGCCTGGCGCTCGCCAATCTGCGCCTGCGCGACGCGCTGCGCGAAATGGCGATGGCCGATGCGCTGACCGGCCTGCCCAACCGCCGCCATTTCGACGCCATGTTCGAGGCGCTGGTGGACGAGGCGGAACGCAACCATGCCCCGCTCGCCTGCCTGATGGTCGACATCGACCATTTCAAGCGGTTCAACGACAGCTATGGCCATGATGCCGGCGATGCGGTGCTGCGCGCGGTCGGCGCGGTGCTGGGCGACTCGCTGCGCGAACAGGGCTTTGCCTTCCGCCTGGGCGGCGAGGAATTTGTCCTCCTGATGCCCGGCTTCACGCTGGAGCAGGCGCTCGCCCGGTCCGCCCAGATTCAGCAGCGCATCCGCGACCTGCGGGTCGAGCATCGCGGTCAGGAACTGGGGCCGATCACCGCCTCCTTTGGCCTCGCCGCCTGGCCCGACCATGGCGCCGCCGTTCGACTGGTCACCACCGCCGATGCCGCGCTGCTGCGCGCCAAGGGCGAGGGCCGCGACCAGATCAAGGTCGCGACCGCGCGCGAGGGGCTGTTACCGGGCTGA
- a CDS encoding Yip1 family protein → MSDSNPVSTPPGIADRAKAIILRPRDEWPLIEAEPASIGSIYTGYAMILAAIPPLATLIGGQVFGHGLFGITWRPPLIGAIGMAIAHYVLSLIGLAVLAIIINFLAPSFGGQRDKLKAFKISAYSATAGWLAGIFSLIPGLTMLGLLGLYSLYLLYLGLPRLMKVPEQKALPYTIVTMVAGALLFILASLLAMPFSGLPGGHAGPDEVGGEITVPGIGKIDVDKMDAASKQMEQAAKRMEEATKNGRSAAIAPDVLQALLPEKIGRFTRTEIESSGMSAGAHASARYRAGDDEIELEVNDIAVAGAFAGIGAALNVQSNRQTASGYERTQTIDGRIVTEEWDKDSRHGKYATTLADRFMVEAEGTVADIGELKAAVNALDLDRLSALAAK, encoded by the coding sequence ATGTCGGACAGCAACCCGGTTTCCACCCCGCCCGGCATCGCCGATCGGGCCAAGGCGATCATCCTGCGCCCCAGGGACGAATGGCCGCTGATCGAGGCCGAACCGGCGAGCATCGGCAGCATCTATACCGGCTATGCCATGATCCTGGCGGCGATCCCGCCGCTCGCGACCCTGATCGGCGGACAGGTCTTTGGCCATGGCCTGTTCGGCATCACATGGCGCCCGCCGCTGATCGGCGCGATCGGCATGGCCATCGCCCATTATGTCCTGTCGCTGATCGGCCTGGCCGTGCTGGCGATCATCATCAACTTCCTCGCCCCCAGCTTCGGCGGCCAGCGTGACAAGCTGAAGGCTTTCAAGATTTCTGCCTATTCGGCGACCGCTGGCTGGCTGGCCGGCATCTTCTCGCTGATACCCGGCCTCACCATGCTCGGCCTGCTCGGACTTTACAGCCTCTATCTCCTCTATCTCGGCCTGCCGCGCCTGATGAAGGTGCCAGAGCAGAAGGCGCTGCCCTACACCATCGTCACCATGGTCGCGGGCGCGCTGCTCTTCATCCTCGCCAGCCTGCTCGCCATGCCGTTCAGCGGCCTGCCGGGTGGCCATGCCGGGCCGGATGAGGTGGGCGGTGAGATCACCGTGCCGGGCATCGGCAAGATCGACGTCGACAAGATGGACGCCGCCAGCAAGCAGATGGAACAGGCCGCCAAGCGGATGGAGGAAGCGACTAAGAATGGCCGTTCCGCCGCGATCGCGCCCGATGTGCTGCAGGCGCTGCTGCCCGAGAAGATCGGCCGCTTCACCCGCACCGAGATAGAGAGCAGCGGCATGTCTGCCGGTGCCCATGCCTCCGCCCGCTACCGTGCCGGCGACGACGAGATCGAGCTGGAGGTAAACGACATCGCCGTGGCCGGCGCCTTTGCCGGGATCGGCGCGGCGCTCAATGTCCAGTCGAACCGCCAGACCGCCAGCGGCTATGAGCGCACCCAGACGATCGACGGCCGCATCGTCACCGAGGAATGGGACAAGGACAGCCGCCACGGCAAATATGCCACTACGCTGGCCGACCGCTTCATGGTCGAGGCGGAGGGCACCGTCGCCGATATCGGGGAGCTCAAGGCCGCGGTGAACGCGCTCGATCTCGACCGACTGAGCGCGCTCGCCGCAAAATAG
- the dnaE gene encoding DNA polymerase III subunit alpha: MSHSAFVPLRIFSSFTMLEGAIDPKKIAKQAKVLGFPAAAITDRNGLYGSMAFSDGCKGEGVQPIVGAMLGVVRPGRPSNAPAVHDWIALYAQDAGGYDNICALVSMAHLDRPLEEVPHVTLDMLEGRTDGVIALTAGGEGAIARLFAEDQPDAALAYADRLQALFPDRLYVEICRRLDPVEGKAEPQLLDLAYDRNLPLVATNPTCFAEPEFHAAHDVMLCIADGAYVETPDRRTSSPDAWMKPAAEMKRLFEDLPEALANTLVVAQRCAVMAPKRKPILPSLAGDIEGEGIMLRDQSIAGLEARLEKAGIIADEARQPYFERLKFEMDIIIQMGFPGYFLIVADFIKWAKDHDIPVGPGRGSGAGSLVAWALTITDLDPLQLGLLFERFLNPERVSMPDFDIDFCETRRGEVIRYVQQKYGSDHVAQIITFGKLKARAVLKDTGRVMQMSYGQVDRLAKLVPNHPTDPWTLERSLNGVAEFKAEYDNDNQVKRLIDYAMKLEGFPRHSSTHAAGVVIGDRPLSQLVPLYRDPRSDMPVTQFDMKFVEGAGLVKFDFLGLKTLSVLQKAVQLLKGRGVTVDLDTLAWDDAKVYELLQRGDTVGVFQLESEGMRKTLAAVRPTNFGDIIALVSLYRPGPMDNIPMFGRRKNGQEEIEYPHILLKPILEETYGIFVYQEQVMQAAQILAGYSLGDADLLRRAMGKKIKAEMDAQRLRFVEGCAKSDIKPAKANELFDLIDKFAGYGFNKSHAAAYALLAYQTAWLKAHYPAEFYAGSMAFDIHLTEKLTVFVDDMRRMGMTCLPPDLNQSEADFTVEAVPFEGDDPRLGFAVRYALGGLKGVGEKAMEQLVAERAASGPFKTLDDLADRIEPRLLNRRQLESLAAAGAFDTIHADRAGVHAAAETLLSVAASAAQARESGQGGLFGDVETTHEDVRIPPHQAWTVSDRMAQEKEAFGFYFSAHPVDRFRHLADARGAKSYGEICSQPMGMPNAEGRVMGIMAAMVEDVRWRETRRGARYANATFSDQSGQFQASCFDEDACKQIEELAREGDCALLHVELDRLPGEETPRVTVRRMEPFREIANVSRMELVLDIEMVEAVAKLAAILSGSRGGRCEVFVRAPIGNGKAARVFLGDDFTLGADQVDAISGIAGLTVHNLARMEAKSDGYRTRHRRSAMRLVG, translated from the coding sequence ATGTCTCATTCCGCCTTCGTACCGCTGCGCATCTTTTCGTCCTTCACCATGCTCGAAGGGGCGATCGACCCCAAGAAGATCGCCAAGCAGGCCAAGGTCCTGGGTTTTCCGGCGGCGGCGATCACCGATCGCAACGGCCTTTATGGTTCGATGGCCTTTTCCGATGGCTGCAAGGGCGAGGGCGTGCAGCCGATCGTCGGCGCCATGCTGGGCGTCGTGCGGCCGGGTCGGCCATCCAACGCGCCGGCGGTGCATGACTGGATCGCCCTCTATGCGCAGGATGCGGGCGGCTATGACAATATCTGCGCGCTGGTGTCGATGGCGCATCTCGACCGGCCGCTGGAGGAAGTGCCGCATGTCACGCTCGACATGCTGGAGGGGCGGACCGATGGCGTGATCGCGCTGACCGCCGGCGGGGAGGGGGCGATCGCGCGCCTGTTCGCGGAGGATCAGCCCGACGCCGCGCTTGCCTATGCCGACCGGTTGCAGGCACTGTTCCCCGACCGGCTCTATGTCGAGATTTGCCGCCGGCTCGACCCGGTAGAGGGCAAGGCGGAGCCGCAGCTGCTCGACCTGGCCTATGACCGCAATCTGCCGCTGGTCGCGACCAACCCGACCTGCTTTGCCGAGCCGGAATTTCATGCGGCCCATGACGTGATGCTGTGCATTGCCGACGGCGCCTATGTCGAGACGCCCGACCGTCGCACCAGCTCGCCCGACGCCTGGATGAAGCCGGCGGCGGAGATGAAGCGGCTGTTCGAGGATCTGCCCGAGGCGCTGGCCAACACGCTGGTCGTGGCGCAACGCTGCGCGGTGATGGCGCCCAAGCGCAAGCCGATCCTGCCCAGTCTGGCCGGCGATATCGAGGGCGAGGGCATCATGCTGCGCGATCAGTCGATCGCGGGGCTGGAGGCCCGGCTGGAAAAGGCCGGGATCATCGCGGACGAGGCGCGCCAGCCCTATTTCGAGCGGTTGAAGTTCGAAATGGACATCATCATCCAGATGGGCTTCCCCGGCTACTTCCTGATCGTGGCCGACTTCATCAAATGGGCCAAGGATCATGATATTCCGGTGGGGCCGGGCCGTGGTTCGGGTGCCGGTTCGCTGGTCGCCTGGGCGCTGACCATCACCGATCTCGATCCGTTGCAACTGGGCCTGCTGTTCGAGCGCTTCCTGAACCCGGAACGCGTCTCCATGCCCGACTTCGATATCGACTTCTGCGAAACACGGCGCGGCGAGGTGATCCGCTACGTGCAGCAGAAATATGGCAGCGACCATGTCGCCCAGATCATCACCTTCGGTAAATTGAAGGCCCGCGCCGTGCTGAAGGATACCGGCCGCGTGATGCAGATGAGCTATGGCCAGGTCGATCGCCTTGCCAAGCTGGTGCCCAACCATCCGACCGATCCCTGGACGCTGGAGCGATCGCTGAACGGCGTTGCCGAGTTCAAGGCGGAATATGACAATGACAATCAGGTCAAGCGCCTGATCGACTATGCGATGAAGCTGGAAGGCTTCCCGCGCCACAGCTCCACCCACGCGGCCGGCGTGGTGATCGGCGACCGGCCGCTGAGCCAGCTGGTGCCGCTCTATCGCGATCCGCGATCCGACATGCCGGTGACCCAGTTCGACATGAAGTTCGTCGAGGGTGCGGGCTTGGTGAAGTTCGACTTTCTCGGCCTCAAGACGCTGTCTGTGCTGCAAAAGGCGGTGCAGCTGCTCAAGGGGCGCGGGGTCACGGTCGATCTCGACACGCTCGCCTGGGACGATGCCAAAGTCTATGAACTGCTCCAGCGCGGCGACACGGTTGGCGTGTTCCAGCTGGAATCCGAAGGCATGCGCAAGACGCTGGCCGCCGTGCGTCCGACCAATTTCGGCGACATCATCGCGCTGGTGTCGCTCTATCGTCCCGGCCCGATGGACAATATCCCGATGTTCGGGCGCCGCAAGAACGGCCAGGAAGAGATTGAATATCCGCACATCCTGCTGAAGCCGATCCTCGAAGAAACCTATGGCATCTTCGTCTATCAGGAACAGGTGATGCAGGCCGCGCAGATCCTGGCCGGCTACTCGCTTGGCGACGCCGACCTTCTGCGCCGCGCCATGGGCAAGAAGATCAAGGCGGAAATGGACGCCCAGCGCCTGCGCTTCGTCGAGGGCTGCGCCAAGAGCGACATCAAGCCGGCCAAGGCCAACGAGCTGTTCGACTTGATCGACAAGTTCGCCGGCTATGGCTTCAACAAGTCGCACGCCGCCGCCTATGCGCTGCTCGCCTATCAGACCGCCTGGCTCAAGGCCCATTATCCGGCGGAATTCTATGCCGGGTCGATGGCCTTCGATATTCATCTGACCGAAAAGCTGACCGTCTTCGTCGACGATATGCGGCGCATGGGCATGACCTGCCTGCCGCCCGACCTCAACCAGAGCGAGGCGGATTTTACCGTCGAGGCGGTGCCGTTCGAGGGTGATGATCCGCGCCTGGGCTTCGCCGTGCGCTATGCGCTGGGTGGCCTGAAAGGGGTGGGCGAGAAGGCGATGGAGCAGTTGGTCGCCGAGCGCGCAGCCAGCGGCCCGTTCAAGACTTTGGACGATCTGGCCGACCGGATCGAACCGCGCCTGCTCAACCGGCGCCAGCTCGAAAGCCTGGCGGCGGCCGGTGCGTTCGACACCATCCATGCCGACCGGGCCGGGGTGCATGCGGCGGCCGAAACCCTGCTGAGCGTCGCGGCAAGCGCGGCGCAAGCGCGCGAAAGCGGGCAGGGCGGCCTGTTCGGCGATGTCGAGACGACGCATGAAGACGTCCGTATCCCGCCGCATCAGGCCTGGACCGTGTCGGACCGGATGGCGCAGGAAAAGGAGGCGTTCGGCTTCTATTTCTCGGCCCATCCGGTCGACCGTTTCCGCCATCTGGCCGATGCGCGCGGCGCGAAAAGCTATGGCGAAATCTGTTCCCAGCCAATGGGCATGCCCAATGCCGAAGGGCGGGTGATGGGCATCATGGCGGCGATGGTCGAGGATGTGCGCTGGCGCGAGACGCGGCGGGGCGCGCGCTATGCCAACGCCACCTTCTCGGACCAGAGCGGCCAGTTCCAGGCGAGCTGTTTCGACGAGGACGCCTGCAAGCAGATCGAGGAACTGGCGCGCGAGGGCGATTGCGCGCTGCTGCATGTCGAGCTGGATCGCCTGCCGGGCGAGGAAACGCCGCGTGTCACCGTGCGCCGGATGGAGCCGTTCCGCGAGATCGCCAACGTGTCGCGCATGGAACTGGTGCTGGACATCGAGATGGTCGAGGCCGTGGCCAAGCTGGCCGCGATCCTGTCCGGCAGCCGGGGCGGACGGTGCGAGGTGTTCGTGCGGGCGCCGATCGGCAATGGCAAGGCGGCCCGCGTCTTCCTGGGCGACGACTTCACGCTGGGCGCCGATCAGGTCGACGCAATCAGTGGCATTGCCGGGCTGACCGTCCATAATCTGGCGCGGATGGAGGCGAAGTCGGACGGCTATCGCACCCGCCATCGCCGATCGGCCATGCGGCTGGTCGGCTGA
- a CDS encoding ketosteroid isomerase-related protein: MSEATLALVHAYYDAFNRQDAEGMLALLADDVRHEPSQGAARIGKAAFADFLAHMNICYAETVIDPIVLANAQGTRAAAEFMLEGRYLVTDEGLPSAAGQTYHLRVGAFFDIVEGRIARISNHYNLADWITQVERR; the protein is encoded by the coding sequence GTGTCCGAAGCGACCCTGGCCCTGGTCCATGCCTATTATGATGCCTTCAACCGACAGGATGCCGAGGGGATGCTGGCGCTGCTGGCCGACGATGTCCGGCACGAGCCGAGCCAGGGCGCTGCCCGCATCGGCAAGGCGGCCTTCGCCGATTTCCTGGCCCATATGAACATTTGCTATGCCGAGACGGTGATCGACCCGATCGTGCTGGCCAATGCCCAAGGGACGCGGGCTGCGGCCGAGTTCATGCTGGAAGGGCGCTATCTGGTGACTGACGAAGGGCTGCCGTCGGCCGCTGGCCAGACCTATCATCTGCGCGTCGGCGCCTTCTTCGACATCGTCGAGGGGCGCATCGCCCGCATTTCCAACCATTATAATCTGGCCGACTGGATCACGCAGGTCGAAAGGCGGTAA
- a CDS encoding carbon-nitrogen hydrolase family protein: protein MTHIRVAAAQYPIEQVQSFAAWQEKLTRWVEEAAALGATLAIFPEYAAMELAGIDPERAADLTASLDLVMQFGEAYDRIHAELAVRLDIMILAGSRPVRESDGRIVNRARLFCPDGTTGHQDKIMMTRFERERWGISGGDSINLIHTPIGPVGISICYDVEFPMIARAQAEAGAKLILTPSATDTMQGYWRVRIGAQARAMENQCFVVQSPSVGMAPWLPCMDENFGAAGAFGPPDGTMPDDGVIALGQANGPAWVVADIDLAMVDQLRADGTVLPFRHWPEQHVPFHIIQNGAGSDVIAQMASDAARDDAPATPQIEDQEIAE, encoded by the coding sequence TTGACCCACATCCGCGTTGCTGCCGCCCAATATCCGATCGAGCAGGTGCAGAGCTTTGCCGCCTGGCAGGAAAAGCTGACCCGCTGGGTGGAGGAAGCCGCTGCGCTGGGCGCGACGCTGGCGATCTTCCCCGAATATGCGGCGATGGAGCTGGCCGGGATCGATCCCGAGCGGGCGGCCGACCTGACCGCCTCGCTCGACCTGGTGATGCAGTTTGGCGAAGCCTATGACCGCATCCATGCCGAGCTTGCAGTGCGGCTCGACATCATGATCCTGGCGGGCAGCCGGCCGGTGCGGGAAAGCGACGGCCGGATCGTCAACCGCGCCCGGCTCTTCTGCCCGGACGGCACCACCGGCCATCAGGACAAGATCATGATGACCCGGTTCGAACGCGAGCGCTGGGGCATCAGCGGCGGCGACAGCATCAACCTCATCCACACGCCGATCGGGCCGGTCGGCATCTCCATCTGCTATGACGTCGAATTTCCGATGATCGCGCGGGCGCAGGCGGAGGCCGGCGCCAAGCTGATCCTGACGCCATCGGCCACCGACACGATGCAGGGCTATTGGCGGGTGCGGATCGGCGCGCAGGCGCGGGCGATGGAAAATCAATGCTTCGTCGTCCAGTCGCCGAGCGTCGGCATGGCCCCCTGGCTGCCCTGCATGGACGAGAATTTCGGCGCGGCAGGGGCTTTTGGACCACCCGACGGCACAATGCCCGACGATGGCGTGATCGCGCTGGGGCAGGCGAACGGCCCGGCCTGGGTGGTGGCGGACATCGACCTGGCCATGGTCGACCAGTTGCGTGCGGATGGCACGGTGCTGCCCTTCCGCCACTGGCCCGAACAGCATGTGCCCTTCCACATCATCCAGAATGGCGCGGGATCGGACGTGATCGCGCAGATGGCCAGCGATGCCGCGCGCGACGATGCGCCGGCCACGCCGCAAATCGAAGATCAGGAGATTGCAGAATGA
- a CDS encoding GNAT family N-acetyltransferase, translated as MTEPAIIVDRVTSDAQGLEVLATLRIRIFREWPYLYEGDAVHEEEYLRAFLASDNATLVRARIGEEPVGIATASPLAGQPDSLVAPLAAAGVDVARSFYFGESVLLPAYHGRGIGHLFFDAREAAALDAGADFAIFCGVVRQEDDPRRPADARDLAPFWRKRGYAPIEGALCDMSWKEIGGSEKISHPMQFWMRAL; from the coding sequence ATGACCGAGCCGGCGATCATCGTCGACCGCGTGACCAGTGATGCGCAGGGACTTGAGGTGCTGGCGACGCTGCGCATCCGCATCTTCCGCGAGTGGCCCTATCTTTATGAGGGCGATGCCGTGCATGAGGAGGAATATCTGCGCGCTTTCCTGGCGAGCGACAATGCGACGCTGGTGCGGGCGCGGATCGGCGAGGAGCCGGTCGGCATCGCCACCGCATCGCCGCTGGCTGGCCAGCCCGACAGTCTGGTCGCGCCGCTGGCGGCGGCCGGCGTCGATGTCGCGCGCAGCTTCTATTTCGGCGAATCCGTGCTGCTGCCGGCCTATCATGGCCGTGGCATCGGCCATCTCTTCTTCGACGCGCGCGAAGCGGCGGCACTGGACGCCGGCGCCGATTTTGCGATCTTCTGCGGCGTGGTGCGCCAAGAGGACGATCCGCGCCGCCCGGCCGATGCCCGCGACCTTGCCCCCTTCTGGCGCAAGCGCGGCTATGCGCCGATCGAGGGCGCGCTGTGCGACATGAGCTGGAAGGAAATTGGCGGCAGCGAAAAGATCAGCCACCCGATGCAATTCTGGATGCGGGCGCTGTAA
- a CDS encoding alpha/beta hydrolase, with translation MPDVIFPGPEGRLEGRFSPPPRPRAPVAMILHPHPQGGGTMNDRITQALYKTFVKRGFAVLRFNFRGVGRSQGTFDNGIGELSDAAAALDWVQSFHPEAQTTWIAGFSFGAWIGMQLLMRRPEIRGFISVAPPANMYDFSFLAPCPSSGIIVQGTADEVVTASAVQKLVDKLRTQKGITIHHDEIKGANHFFEHELDQLMKSVDNYLDMRLSPDSPIR, from the coding sequence ATGCCCGACGTCATTTTCCCCGGACCCGAAGGTCGCCTCGAAGGCCGCTTCAGCCCCCCGCCCCGCCCGCGCGCGCCGGTTGCCATGATCCTGCACCCGCATCCGCAGGGCGGCGGTACGATGAACGACCGCATCACCCAGGCACTCTACAAGACCTTCGTGAAGCGCGGCTTTGCCGTGCTGCGCTTCAACTTCCGCGGCGTCGGCCGCAGCCAGGGCACGTTCGACAATGGCATTGGTGAACTCAGCGATGCGGCAGCGGCGCTCGACTGGGTGCAGAGCTTCCACCCCGAAGCGCAGACCACCTGGATCGCCGGCTTCTCCTTCGGTGCCTGGATCGGTATGCAGCTGCTGATGCGCCGCCCGGAAATCCGCGGCTTCATCTCGGTCGCGCCGCCGGCCAATATGTATGATTTCTCGTTCCTGGCGCCCTGCCCCTCGTCGGGCATCATCGTCCAGGGCACTGCGGACGAAGTGGTGACCGCCAGCGCGGTGCAGAAGCTGGTCGACAAGCTGCGCACCCAAAAGGGCATCACCATCCATCATGACGAGATCAAGGGAGCCAACCACTTCTTCGAGCATGAGCTGGACCAGCTGATGAAGTCGGTCGACAATTATCTCGACATGCGCCTGTCGCCGGATTCGCCGATCCGCTGA
- a CDS encoding aminotransferase class V-fold PLP-dependent enzyme, producing MAADRLYLDHAATTPMLPQAQAAMVAAMAGWANPSSPHSDGRAARAMLEEARRRIAATLGWDGHVLFTSGASEAIAIALTRAKAARIVTSPVEHDAVLRVTRAAERLAVDGDGRVLLPELAPGSLVAIQHVNNETGVIQPLADFRRDGLLLFADCAQSAGKLALPDADMIAISAHKFGGPPGIGALLIRDLALVEPSGGQEQGYRAGTENLPAIMAMAAALEGRGDWMPVAAALRARLDAGIEAAGGQIVARDAPRLAAIASYRMPGLSARAQLIQFDLAGISVSAGSACSSGSLKTSHVLGAMGWDAAAAGEVVRVSFGPQTSAGDVDRFLATWTAMAERAGR from the coding sequence TTGGCCGCCGACCGCCTTTATCTCGATCATGCCGCGACCACCCCGATGCTGCCGCAGGCGCAAGCCGCAATGGTCGCCGCGATGGCCGGCTGGGCCAATCCCTCCAGCCCGCACAGCGACGGGCGCGCGGCGCGGGCCATGCTGGAGGAAGCGCGGCGGCGCATCGCGGCGACGCTCGGATGGGATGGCCATGTCCTCTTCACTTCCGGCGCGAGCGAGGCGATCGCCATCGCGCTGACCCGCGCCAAGGCGGCGCGAATCGTCACCTCGCCGGTCGAGCATGATGCGGTGCTGCGCGTAACCAGGGCGGCGGAACGGCTGGCGGTGGACGGCGATGGCCGGGTGCTGCTGCCGGAACTGGCGCCGGGCAGTCTGGTCGCGATCCAGCATGTAAACAATGAGACGGGCGTGATCCAGCCGCTGGCGGACTTCCGGCGCGACGGGCTGCTGCTGTTTGCCGATTGTGCCCAGAGCGCGGGCAAGCTGGCGCTGCCCGACGCCGACATGATCGCGATCAGCGCGCACAAGTTTGGCGGACCGCCGGGGATCGGCGCGCTGCTGATTCGCGACCTGGCGCTGGTCGAACCGAGCGGCGGGCAGGAACAGGGCTATCGCGCCGGCACCGAAAATCTGCCGGCGATCATGGCGATGGCGGCGGCGCTGGAAGGGCGGGGCGACTGGATGCCGGTGGCGGCCGCGCTGCGGGCGCGACTGGACGCCGGGATCGAGGCGGCGGGCGGCCAGATCGTCGCGCGCGATGCGCCGCGCTTGGCGGCGATCGCCAGTTATCGCATGCCCGGCCTGTCGGCGCGGGCGCAGCTGATCCAATTCGACCTGGCTGGTATTTCCGTGTCGGCGGGCAGCGCCTGTTCGTCCGGATCGCTCAAGACCAGCCATGTGCTGGGCGCGATGGGCTGGGACGCGGCGGCGGCGGGCGAAGTGGTGCGGGTGAGTTTCGGCCCGCAGACCAGCGCGGGCGATGTCGATCGCTTCCTTGCCACATGGACCGCCATGGCGGAGCGGGCGGGCCGGTGA